From the Vibrio alginolyticus NBRC 15630 = ATCC 17749 genome, one window contains:
- a CDS encoding sugar 3,4-ketoisomerase yields MSNIPLISFQKMGDERGSLISLEQHKNIPFDIKRIYYIFDTQSGLARGFHAHYDLEQVAICMKGSVTFVIDDGTTKETVTLSSPDVGLHIKGLKWREMHDFSEDYVLMVVASELYDEADYIRDYAEFLNVVNKHAEK; encoded by the coding sequence ATGTCGAATATACCGCTAATATCTTTTCAGAAAATGGGTGATGAGCGAGGCTCATTAATCTCGTTAGAGCAACACAAAAACATTCCGTTTGATATCAAACGTATTTACTACATCTTTGATACACAAAGCGGTTTAGCGAGGGGCTTTCATGCACACTACGACTTAGAGCAAGTCGCTATCTGCATGAAAGGTAGCGTGACTTTCGTCATTGATGATGGTACCACGAAAGAGACAGTGACGCTTTCCTCTCCCGATGTAGGACTGCATATTAAAGGCTTAAAATGGCGTGAGATGCACGACTTTTCTGAAGATTATGTACTGATGGTTGTCGCTAGTGAATTGTATGATGAAGCCGATTACATACGCGATTATGCTGAATTTTTGAATGTGGTAAACAAACATGCTGAAAAGTAA
- a CDS encoding GNAT family N-acetyltransferase → MLKSKTIQLRLVQEDDAEFITQLRGDEKYNTHLSKCDTSVEAQRLWIRAYKEDEQQKKQFYFIIERLDGTKCGTVRLYDFKGVSFCWGSWILNHEKTRYAALESALLVYQFGFDVLGFKKCHFDVRKDNHAVNKFHEKFGARLVGDTDLDYLYEIYPSDIEPMKLKCEKILGR, encoded by the coding sequence ATGCTGAAAAGTAAGACAATACAACTTCGCCTTGTTCAAGAAGATGATGCAGAGTTTATAACTCAGCTTCGAGGTGATGAAAAATACAATACACACTTGTCCAAATGCGATACGAGTGTTGAAGCACAAAGATTATGGATAAGAGCGTATAAAGAGGACGAGCAACAAAAGAAGCAGTTTTACTTCATTATAGAGAGGCTAGATGGAACCAAATGCGGAACAGTTAGACTTTACGACTTTAAAGGTGTTTCTTTTTGTTGGGGAAGTTGGATCCTGAATCATGAAAAAACACGTTACGCTGCCCTCGAAAGTGCTCTTTTAGTTTATCAATTTGGCTTTGATGTGTTGGGTTTTAAAAAATGCCACTTCGATGTTCGCAAAGATAACCATGCGGTAAACAAATTCCATGAAAAGTTCGGTGCTCGACTCGTTGGCGATACAGACTTGGATTATCTTTATGAAATATACCCGTCAGATATTGAGCCAATGAAATTGAAGTGTGAAAAAATCCTAGGTAGATAA
- a CDS encoding DegT/DnrJ/EryC1/StrS family aminotransferase, which yields MNVNFLELKRLNAEYEDELKQACARVIESGWYILGKETEQFEQAFADYCGVKHCIGVANGLDALTLTLKAWRELGKINKGDEVIVPGNTYIASVLAVTEADLVPVFVEPDEQTHNISPEAIEAAITEKTKVILPVHLYGQLADMPAIMALATKHNLLVLEDSAQSHGATLDGKKSGAWGDASGFSFYPGKNLGALGDGGAITTNDEELAETLRALRNYGSHVKYQNLYQGLNSRLDEIQSAMLSVKLNYLPAQTKARQELAAFYLREINNPNIILPEVTEPEAHVWHLFVVRTSHRDALVKHLSEHGIQTQVHYPIAPHKQQAYKEFGHLSLALTEQLQNEVLSLPMSSYLSEDESQEVVDAINSFKVE from the coding sequence ATGAACGTTAATTTTTTAGAGCTAAAGCGCTTAAATGCCGAGTACGAAGACGAATTGAAACAAGCCTGTGCACGCGTGATTGAATCTGGCTGGTATATCCTTGGCAAGGAAACGGAACAGTTTGAACAAGCATTTGCTGACTACTGTGGTGTTAAACACTGTATAGGCGTTGCGAATGGCTTAGATGCTTTAACACTGACGTTAAAGGCTTGGCGAGAGCTAGGAAAAATCAACAAAGGTGATGAAGTTATCGTACCGGGTAATACCTATATCGCATCGGTATTGGCGGTCACCGAAGCGGACTTGGTTCCGGTGTTTGTGGAGCCGGATGAGCAGACGCACAATATCAGTCCTGAAGCGATTGAAGCGGCGATTACAGAAAAGACGAAAGTCATTTTGCCGGTGCACCTGTACGGCCAGTTGGCCGATATGCCAGCGATTATGGCGTTGGCAACAAAACACAATCTTCTCGTGTTGGAAGACAGCGCCCAGTCTCATGGTGCGACACTTGATGGTAAGAAGTCTGGAGCATGGGGTGACGCCTCAGGCTTTAGCTTCTATCCGGGTAAAAACCTAGGTGCATTGGGTGATGGTGGCGCTATTACGACCAACGATGAAGAGCTTGCCGAAACCTTGCGTGCCCTTCGAAACTACGGTTCACATGTTAAATACCAGAATCTTTATCAAGGATTGAACAGTCGTTTGGATGAAATTCAGTCGGCGATGTTGTCAGTGAAACTGAACTACCTTCCAGCGCAGACGAAAGCGCGTCAGGAGCTGGCGGCATTTTACTTACGCGAAATCAACAACCCGAATATTATCTTGCCGGAAGTGACAGAGCCTGAGGCACATGTATGGCATTTGTTTGTGGTGCGAACTTCACACCGAGATGCATTGGTTAAGCATTTATCAGAGCATGGTATTCAAACACAAGTACATTACCCGATAGCGCCGCATAAACAGCAGGCTTATAAAGAGTTTGGTCATCTGTCATTAGCGTTGACTGAGCAGTTACAAAATGAGGTGCTGTCATTGCCAATGTCGTCCTACTTGAGTGAAGACGAGAGTCAAGAAGTAGTCGATGCAATCAACTCTTTTAAGGTTGAGTAA
- a CDS encoding glycosyltransferase family 2 protein has product MTQEHVQVLEDVVYVFFCYKQSRYLEKTLPAALNQTVWPSQLLILDDCSPDDSHKIILSLLEFAPKGLNIEYRHNKQNVGLVSQINSLRGQYQNKLIIVQAGDDIAMPSRVEETYEAWLKNGKPSLIIGGYDKISEQGDVIESFESIKQNKKPYTLENIINRKCAVDGCCAAFTSDVLNEFAPYNKDIINEDRINVLRAFLLNGIHHENKKWIQYRLGGISTFAKETREERYDNTVINAQRELQDLKMNLRDAESKNATKVVSAIKKRMCTAEFMASLSQSKSALYSEAICYFVKTLDYRTVLKVLRRLR; this is encoded by the coding sequence ATGACACAAGAGCATGTGCAAGTATTAGAAGACGTGGTTTATGTCTTCTTTTGTTATAAACAATCTCGTTATCTTGAGAAAACATTGCCAGCGGCATTGAACCAGACCGTGTGGCCAAGCCAATTATTGATCTTGGATGACTGTTCACCTGATGATAGTCATAAAATAATTCTATCGCTTTTAGAGTTTGCGCCTAAAGGATTAAATATTGAATATCGCCACAATAAGCAAAATGTTGGTTTAGTTAGCCAAATCAACTCCTTGCGGGGGCAATACCAAAATAAGCTTATTATTGTACAAGCTGGCGATGATATAGCGATGCCGAGCCGAGTTGAGGAAACTTATGAAGCCTGGTTGAAAAATGGCAAACCAAGCTTAATTATTGGTGGTTACGACAAAATTTCTGAGCAAGGCGATGTTATTGAGTCATTCGAATCGATTAAGCAAAATAAAAAGCCGTACACACTCGAAAATATTATTAATAGAAAGTGTGCAGTAGATGGTTGTTGCGCCGCTTTTACCTCTGATGTACTGAACGAGTTTGCTCCTTACAACAAAGACATCATCAATGAAGATCGCATCAATGTCCTTCGAGCCTTTTTGTTAAATGGTATTCATCATGAAAACAAAAAATGGATCCAATATCGATTGGGTGGCATATCAACGTTCGCAAAAGAAACACGTGAAGAAAGGTATGACAACACAGTAATTAATGCTCAGCGTGAACTGCAAGATCTTAAAATGAACTTGCGAGATGCAGAGAGTAAAAACGCCACTAAAGTTGTGAGTGCGATTAAAAAGCGTATGTGTACCGCTGAGTTTATGGCATCACTTTCACAATCAAAGTCTGCTTTGTACAGCGAAGCGATTTGTTATTTTGTTAAAACGCTGGATTATCGAACGGTTTTAAAAGTTTTGCGTAGGTTAAGATGA
- a CDS encoding acylneuraminate cytidylyltransferase family protein, with amino-acid sequence MSVHVFLPCRKGSERIPNKNTKDFAGVKGGLLKIKLDQLINITDLDSIVVSSNDDFVLDFASTYKDSRIRIDERPEHLGASSTSTDDLIRYVPSIITTGHVLWTHVTSPFLDESGYSAIIKQYNQALTEGYDSLMTVKELRGFIWNKDKPISYDRNIEKWPRTQTIEPLYEIDSSVFLNSVENYKKLNDRIGLKPSMYIQDAESSIDIDWPEDFTFAESMWLQKNK; translated from the coding sequence ATGAGTGTCCATGTTTTTCTACCATGCCGGAAAGGCAGTGAACGTATCCCAAACAAAAATACCAAAGACTTTGCAGGTGTAAAAGGTGGGTTATTAAAAATCAAACTGGATCAGTTAATCAATATAACTGACCTAGATTCGATAGTCGTATCTTCAAACGATGACTTTGTACTGGATTTTGCTTCAACATATAAAGATTCTCGCATACGAATAGATGAACGCCCAGAGCACCTAGGGGCAAGTTCAACAAGCACTGATGATCTTATTAGATATGTTCCTTCGATTATTACTACGGGTCACGTACTTTGGACTCATGTAACCTCACCATTCTTAGACGAGTCAGGTTATAGCGCTATTATCAAACAGTATAATCAAGCACTCACGGAAGGTTATGATTCATTAATGACGGTCAAAGAACTACGTGGGTTTATTTGGAATAAAGATAAGCCAATTAGCTACGATCGTAATATAGAAAAATGGCCTAGAACTCAGACAATTGAACCTCTTTATGAAATCGATAGCTCAGTCTTTTTAAATAGTGTAGAAAACTACAAAAAGCTAAATGATCGAATTGGACTAAAGCCTTCGATGTACATACAGGATGCAGAGAGCTCAATTGATATAGATTGGCCAGAGGACTTTACTTTCGCTGAATCTATGTGGTTACAGAAAAATAAATGA
- a CDS encoding HAD family hydrolase, producing the protein MHPLFNGYDTVIFDCDGVILDSNNLKIDAMRNALRMAQVSELEIDKCCTYFKANFGKSRFHHVSYFVEHFITNADEALYERILNCYSKQCEELYMEAQLTPNFIAAITGCPAKLYVASGSAQDELREVFVKRELAQYFTLILGSPTAKADNVATILKESSGAALMIGDALSDFHAAKENNIDFLGYLPFSNVKEELESLSKSEGFNILRSW; encoded by the coding sequence ATGCACCCGCTATTTAATGGCTATGATACTGTTATTTTTGACTGCGATGGCGTGATCCTAGACTCAAATAACCTCAAAATTGATGCCATGCGTAATGCTTTACGCATGGCCCAAGTATCAGAGCTCGAAATAGATAAGTGTTGCACTTATTTTAAAGCTAATTTTGGCAAATCGCGTTTTCATCATGTGAGTTACTTTGTTGAACATTTCATCACAAATGCAGATGAAGCATTGTACGAACGTATACTAAACTGCTACTCAAAGCAGTGTGAAGAGCTATACATGGAAGCTCAACTGACGCCTAATTTTATTGCAGCAATTACAGGTTGCCCAGCCAAACTCTATGTAGCGAGTGGATCTGCTCAAGACGAATTACGAGAAGTATTTGTTAAAAGAGAGCTGGCGCAATATTTTACGTTAATTCTAGGATCACCTACCGCGAAAGCAGATAACGTTGCAACCATCCTAAAGGAGTCTTCAGGCGCGGCTCTAATGATCGGTGACGCATTATCAGACTTTCACGCAGCCAAAGAGAATAATATTGATTTTCTTGGCTATCTTCCTTTTTCAAATGTAAAAGAAGAGCTTGAAAGCTTATCAAAAAGTGAAGGTTTCAATATTCTAAGGAGTTGGTAA
- a CDS encoding aldolase catalytic domain-containing protein, protein MQKILDCTLRDGGYYNHWDFSPEVVDAYLTAVAKAKIDYVELGLRNYPKSVYSGPFAYTTEEFLNTLHLPKGPTYGVMVDAKTLLDAGKPVVAAINDLFVPAQESKVDLVRIAAHFNEAEQCESMIKAFKEMGYIVGLNLMQAGGKPSVVIAEKVQAVAKANPDVIYFADSLGNMDSAEVTRIAEIVKQNWDGDIGIHTHNNMGQAMSNTMTARSNGVTWLDVTVTGMGRGAGNAQTENLLAELDGLDKYLPTAIYELVIRHFEPMQRRYGWGSSLLYYLGAKNDIHPTYIQNMLSNPNYGTEEIVGAIEHLKKLEGTTSYNGDVLEEALTVGKISQPTESQSDLSGIFSGKEILLVTNTPNAATHRVAIETYIKTRKPIVIGINTKHEINTELFDYFAVSHNSKYLSESSHYSEVAKPVFLPKNRFDEDELSKFSNISMIDYSSTIEKDTLTAHKNYCTLPYDNTAAYALCIAFIGQAQKISLVGFDGYDVTDRRQMEMNEIFSMVSQQFGSTSIQALTPTTYPVKAGSIYAPAI, encoded by the coding sequence ATGCAAAAAATTTTAGACTGTACTCTTCGCGATGGTGGCTACTATAACCACTGGGACTTTTCACCAGAAGTCGTTGACGCTTACCTCACAGCAGTTGCAAAAGCTAAAATTGATTATGTTGAGTTAGGGCTTCGTAACTATCCTAAGTCTGTTTACAGTGGTCCATTTGCTTATACGACTGAAGAGTTTCTAAACACGCTACACCTACCGAAAGGTCCGACATACGGCGTAATGGTTGACGCAAAAACTTTGCTAGATGCGGGTAAACCTGTTGTCGCTGCCATCAATGATCTTTTTGTACCAGCACAAGAAAGTAAAGTTGATCTCGTTCGTATCGCGGCACATTTCAATGAAGCAGAGCAGTGTGAAAGCATGATTAAAGCTTTCAAAGAAATGGGGTATATCGTTGGCTTAAATCTGATGCAAGCGGGCGGAAAACCATCCGTGGTTATAGCGGAAAAAGTACAGGCGGTAGCAAAAGCAAACCCTGACGTCATCTATTTTGCTGACTCTCTCGGTAATATGGATAGTGCAGAAGTCACTCGCATTGCCGAAATTGTAAAGCAAAACTGGGATGGCGACATTGGCATCCACACCCATAACAACATGGGTCAAGCAATGTCTAATACGATGACAGCTCGTTCGAATGGTGTTACATGGTTGGATGTGACCGTTACCGGAATGGGACGAGGCGCTGGGAACGCCCAGACCGAAAACCTGCTCGCCGAACTTGATGGACTAGATAAATACTTGCCAACAGCAATATATGAACTAGTTATTCGCCATTTTGAGCCAATGCAAAGAAGATACGGTTGGGGCTCAAGCCTTCTATATTACTTGGGAGCCAAAAACGATATTCACCCAACTTATATTCAGAATATGCTTTCTAATCCTAATTACGGAACAGAAGAAATTGTTGGTGCTATCGAGCATTTAAAAAAGCTAGAAGGTACGACAAGCTATAATGGTGATGTCTTAGAAGAAGCGCTTACTGTAGGGAAAATAAGCCAACCAACTGAAAGCCAATCAGACCTATCAGGGATCTTTTCAGGAAAAGAAATTTTACTGGTCACTAATACGCCTAATGCTGCAACACATAGAGTCGCGATCGAGACATACATTAAGACTCGAAAGCCTATCGTAATTGGCATCAATACAAAGCATGAGATTAACACTGAGCTTTTCGATTACTTTGCTGTATCTCATAACTCTAAATACTTGTCAGAAAGCAGCCATTACTCAGAGGTAGCCAAACCCGTATTTTTGCCAAAGAACCGCTTTGACGAAGACGAGCTAAGTAAATTTAGTAATATTTCTATGATTGATTACAGTAGCACCATAGAGAAGGATACTCTCACCGCCCATAAAAACTACTGTACACTACCGTATGATAATACCGCTGCATATGCGTTATGTATCGCTTTTATAGGTCAAGCGCAGAAGATATCTCTCGTTGGTTTTGATGGTTATGATGTGACTGACCGACGCCAAATGGAAATGAATGAGATCTTTAGCATGGTTAGTCAGCAGTTTGGAAGTACATCAATTCAAGCGTTAACCCCAACCACTTATCCAGTAAAAGCAGGGTCTATTTATGCACCCGCTATTTAA
- the waaA gene encoding lipid IV(A) 3-deoxy-D-manno-octulosonic acid transferase, producing the protein MLVRIVYTLLLALASPLLLFGLYKSKPNKPKFGSRWKEHFGITPKLKSNDKPIWIHAVSVGESIAATPLIKALKEQNPEQSILVTTTTSTGAEQIAKLGDLIEHRYMPIDFGFAIKGFLKAVQPKQMLIIETELWPNTLHNVHKAGVPITVVNARLSEKSCQNYAKIQRLFNQLHPCLTQVLCQTDSDAERFERLGVEKKKLSVTGSIKFDIQISEQVKQQGQQLRAQLGNDRPIWIAASTHKSEDEQVLDAHRQVLKSLPNALLVLVPRHPERFDDVFTLCQQQGFKTVRRTSTHAVETNTQVYLGDTMGEMLTLMGAADICFMGGSLIGDKVGGHNVLEPAMLEKVIITGPSYFNFKEIVENLLAVDGILIVPDSTTLALRTTEIISQQDKYLLRALHANKWASSNQGALNRTMSLLPQSDK; encoded by the coding sequence ATGTTAGTTCGTATTGTTTATACCTTACTACTCGCCCTAGCGTCACCGCTGCTTTTATTTGGTTTGTACAAGAGCAAACCAAATAAGCCTAAGTTCGGCTCTCGCTGGAAAGAGCATTTTGGCATAACCCCCAAGCTAAAAAGCAACGACAAACCTATTTGGATACATGCCGTATCTGTTGGTGAAAGCATAGCAGCAACACCTTTAATCAAAGCCCTTAAGGAACAAAACCCCGAACAATCTATTCTAGTTACAACAACAACAAGTACCGGAGCTGAACAGATTGCTAAGTTGGGTGATTTAATTGAACACCGCTATATGCCAATTGACTTTGGGTTTGCTATCAAAGGTTTTCTTAAAGCAGTGCAACCAAAACAGATGTTGATCATTGAGACTGAGCTGTGGCCAAACACGCTTCACAATGTTCACAAAGCGGGTGTCCCTATAACTGTCGTAAATGCGCGCCTATCTGAAAAATCGTGTCAGAACTACGCCAAAATACAGCGGCTTTTTAACCAGCTTCATCCATGCCTAACTCAAGTACTCTGCCAAACGGATTCAGATGCAGAGCGCTTCGAACGCTTAGGCGTTGAGAAAAAGAAACTATCCGTTACTGGCTCGATTAAGTTCGATATTCAAATATCAGAGCAAGTGAAACAGCAAGGACAGCAGCTTCGAGCCCAACTTGGAAACGATCGTCCGATTTGGATTGCAGCTAGCACCCACAAAAGCGAGGACGAACAGGTATTAGATGCACATAGACAAGTTTTAAAATCTCTTCCAAATGCTTTACTCGTTTTGGTTCCTCGCCATCCAGAACGATTTGATGATGTATTCACGCTTTGCCAACAGCAAGGATTTAAAACTGTGCGTCGTACTTCAACGCATGCAGTAGAGACGAATACTCAAGTATATCTCGGCGATACAATGGGTGAGATGCTAACGTTGATGGGCGCAGCGGACATCTGCTTTATGGGTGGAAGCCTAATTGGAGATAAGGTTGGTGGGCACAATGTGCTAGAGCCTGCCATGTTAGAAAAAGTCATAATCACTGGCCCTAGCTATTTCAACTTTAAGGAGATTGTTGAAAACTTACTAGCTGTGGATGGTATCTTAATTGTGCCAGACTCAACGACCCTTGCCCTAAGGACTACAGAGATCATTTCTCAACAAGATAAATATTTACTCCGAGCTTTGCATGCTAATAAATGGGCCTCATCCAATCAAGGCGCTCTAAACCGAACAATGAGCTTACTCCCCCAAAGTGATAAGTAA
- the waaF gene encoding lipopolysaccharide heptosyltransferase II: protein MKILVIGPAWVGDMVMSQSLYIVLKQRHPDSQIDVIAPGWCKPILERMPEIHQAIEMPIGHGEFNLLGRREIGKSLREKQYDHAYILPKSAKSALIPWFANIPLRTGWKGEMRYGLLNDLRPNMKSFQYMVERYVALAYPKAEMVDSNSLGGLETLPRPRLAINEVEQKATIQKFNLTQDQPTIGLCPGAEFGPAKKWPETHYAEVATQMARSGHQIWLFGSQKDLETCNNIRALVPTQFHKNIHVLAGQTSLIEAVDLLAACKTVVANDSGLMHVAAAVGCNVVAVYGSTSPKYTPPLAEKVEIVHTDIDCRPCFQRECQYKHLKCLTELSPKQVLDSIQKLDAITISSC, encoded by the coding sequence ATGAAGATTTTAGTCATTGGCCCTGCGTGGGTCGGCGATATGGTAATGTCGCAATCGTTATATATCGTATTAAAGCAACGCCATCCAGATAGCCAAATTGACGTGATCGCTCCAGGATGGTGTAAACCGATTCTTGAGCGTATGCCAGAAATCCACCAAGCGATTGAAATGCCTATCGGTCATGGTGAGTTTAACTTATTAGGCCGCAGGGAAATTGGTAAATCATTACGTGAAAAGCAATATGACCACGCCTATATCTTGCCTAAATCAGCGAAATCAGCACTGATCCCATGGTTTGCCAACATTCCTCTTCGTACTGGCTGGAAAGGAGAAATGCGCTATGGCTTATTGAATGACTTACGCCCTAACATGAAGTCTTTTCAGTACATGGTAGAGCGCTATGTAGCGTTAGCTTATCCAAAAGCAGAAATGGTGGATTCTAACTCTCTTGGCGGGCTTGAAACCTTACCTCGCCCACGCCTCGCAATCAACGAAGTAGAGCAAAAAGCCACGATCCAAAAATTCAACTTAACGCAAGACCAACCAACCATTGGACTGTGCCCAGGAGCAGAGTTTGGTCCTGCCAAAAAATGGCCCGAAACACACTACGCTGAAGTTGCGACGCAAATGGCTCGATCTGGGCATCAAATCTGGTTGTTTGGTTCTCAAAAGGACTTAGAGACTTGTAACAATATTCGCGCACTTGTCCCGACGCAATTCCATAAGAACATTCATGTTCTAGCAGGACAAACCAGCTTAATTGAAGCGGTCGACCTACTTGCTGCATGCAAGACAGTTGTCGCGAATGACTCAGGCTTAATGCATGTGGCAGCTGCGGTTGGTTGTAATGTTGTTGCCGTGTATGGCTCAACTTCACCGAAGTACACCCCCCCACTCGCAGAAAAAGTGGAGATTGTTCATACCGATATTGATTGTCGCCCTTGTTTCCAGCGTGAATGTCAATACAAACACCTTAAGTGCTTGACAGAACTTTCGCCTAAGCAAGTGCTAGATAGCATCCAAAAACTTGACGCCATTACGATAAGCTCATGTTAG
- a CDS encoding glycosyltransferase family 25 protein, whose protein sequence is MKVFVVSLARSLDRRERIEEKLKQQGITFEFFDAIDGSVDRFLHSEKSRPTITLRRKGYQLKTSEVACFASHYELWVRCVELDEPIVILEDNVDPVEGLKRVLEHAVPLTSTYDYIKLSATQKCAFTPIVPIDDNHMLGGYSAGTCGTTAYIVTPKAASKFVMHAQKFIEPVDDYMEKPWRHGVQVYSVSPDLFTRAEIASTIGGKRKDKSKMTLANKIYAELFRTYESILKFLYWKNKA, encoded by the coding sequence GTGAAAGTATTTGTCGTAAGCTTGGCTCGATCGCTGGATCGCCGAGAACGTATTGAAGAAAAGTTAAAACAACAAGGCATTACGTTTGAATTTTTTGATGCAATAGATGGCTCTGTTGACCGTTTTCTTCATTCAGAAAAAAGTCGTCCTACCATTACTCTACGCCGTAAAGGGTATCAATTAAAAACTAGTGAAGTCGCCTGCTTTGCAAGCCATTACGAGTTGTGGGTTCGCTGTGTTGAGCTTGATGAACCGATCGTCATCTTAGAAGACAACGTCGACCCCGTAGAAGGGCTGAAGCGAGTACTCGAACATGCCGTTCCATTGACTTCTACTTATGACTATATCAAGTTGTCTGCCACTCAGAAGTGTGCATTCACCCCAATCGTACCGATTGATGATAATCATATGTTAGGGGGCTACTCTGCTGGAACTTGTGGTACCACCGCATATATTGTCACACCTAAAGCAGCCTCAAAGTTTGTTATGCATGCTCAAAAGTTTATTGAACCAGTCGATGACTACATGGAAAAACCATGGAGACATGGTGTTCAAGTTTACAGCGTGTCTCCAGATCTCTTTACTAGAGCAGAGATTGCTTCGACGATTGGTGGTAAAAGAAAAGATAAATCCAAAATGACTCTTGCGAATAAAATATACGCTGAACTTTTTAGAACTTATGAGTCAATTTTGAAATTCCTATACTGGAAAAACAAAGCATGA
- the lpxM gene encoding lauroyl-Kdo(2)-lipid IV(A) myristoyltransferase (LpxM is lauroyl-Kdo(2)-lipid IV(A) myristoyltransferase, an enzyme characterized in Escherichia coli and involved in biosynthesis of the form of lipid A found in that species and some closely related species.): MTIKRDDFDPKAYNPEFKRHFLSPKYWGTWLGVILFLPLSLMPLGLQKWLAKTIAKKLSKSHKGPAHRARVNFELCFPEKSFQEREALIEKTLYTAAMFFFRFGLLSLRSPKWLQNRCQIRGLDILRQHIDSNENVILMVPHSWAIDVPAILLASMGMPVSAMAKKQKNDVADWLMHKQRVQYGGRVYERSGGIKPFLKSIRDGYVGYYLPDQDHGPEHSVFVDFFATRKATLPGLGKIAKLSRSKVLPLFASMNTEDGTFDIEILPAFELDKGEEQDARTCNEAIEYFVGDKPEQYMWVLQLLHSQEDGNNYYNLFKPRYNSDWKVQ; this comes from the coding sequence ATGACAATAAAACGTGATGACTTCGACCCCAAAGCATATAACCCTGAGTTTAAGCGCCACTTTCTGTCGCCTAAGTACTGGGGCACGTGGTTAGGTGTTATCTTATTTTTACCGTTATCATTAATGCCACTGGGTTTACAAAAGTGGTTGGCGAAAACCATAGCCAAAAAACTGTCTAAATCCCACAAAGGTCCAGCTCATCGAGCGAGGGTTAACTTTGAGCTGTGTTTTCCGGAAAAATCGTTCCAAGAACGTGAAGCTTTGATAGAAAAAACACTCTACACAGCGGCCATGTTCTTTTTTCGCTTCGGGTTACTAAGTTTACGCTCACCAAAATGGCTTCAGAACCGTTGCCAAATTCGCGGCCTAGACATTTTACGACAGCACATTGATAGCAACGAAAATGTAATTTTAATGGTTCCCCACTCTTGGGCTATTGATGTGCCTGCTATCTTGCTCGCTTCAATGGGAATGCCAGTTTCTGCAATGGCGAAGAAGCAAAAGAATGATGTTGCTGACTGGCTGATGCACAAGCAAAGGGTCCAATACGGTGGTCGTGTTTATGAACGCTCAGGTGGCATTAAGCCTTTTCTGAAATCCATTCGAGATGGCTATGTAGGGTATTATCTACCTGATCAAGATCACGGCCCAGAGCATAGTGTGTTTGTGGATTTTTTTGCAACACGTAAAGCAACGCTACCTGGTTTAGGCAAAATTGCGAAACTATCACGCTCAAAAGTACTGCCTCTATTTGCGTCGATGAATACTGAAGATGGTACGTTTGATATTGAGATTTTACCGGCGTTTGAGTTGGATAAAGGCGAAGAGCAAGACGCTCGTACCTGTAATGAAGCCATTGAATATTTTGTCGGTGATAAACCCGAACAATATATGTGGGTACTACAGTTGCTGCACTCTCAAGAAGACGGCAATAACTATTACAATTTGTTTAAACCAAGATATAACAGCGACTGGAAAGTGCAGTGA